The sequence ggaaggttgcatacacgaaattgtctctcagtgtttgccgcttgtaacacgcagcgcgaaaggttcatgaaccacatgaatgcatttcttattcaagtatgttgttcaaatctatgagtaaaaaatccagtcatcaaaatttgaccactctcaggcaactagcgatggagcgccatgagtttgagcgcaagaaaaagcgtaccgtgttggggcacctcccgttacatgTAATCACAGATAAGTCAAATGAATCTCTACCATGCACAAGTAGTGATATCTTCAATGTACACTTATCATGTGATGATTCCATATCCATCCACCTAGGTCAAAACATTAATCACGccatgcaaaaaagaaactgtaccatAATTTTTTACTAAATGATTTTTGACAAATGTTATGTCCAAAGTAGCATAGAAATACTCAATCTTATGTATTTAACGTTGATAGTTCCCTTTATTACCTACAGTAGATTTAACTCGATATAGTCCATTAGTATTGTTGTAACTGATATCGTTGTAATATAACGTGTAtgtgcaaggacgttacatcaggtatgtaacgtccttggtatgtGTAATATTAGACTGTAACTTCTCTTATGATCATCTTatctatacattgccatacattgttacTGATGCAATAATTTGTTGCACAATAAACCATCTAAAAAGTGTATCTATGGCCTTATGAtgacatgcaaattttgacaCACGTCCCTTGTGGCGAAATACGAGCATGGTAATCTATCATGGTTCAATTCAGGTCAAGGCCAACATGTGTTTCCAGACTCCAAAGATATGCTATAGGTTCCTGATGCATAGTGATTCGCCAACTTATGCAAACACAATATGAACCGCTAGATGTCGTTTCGTACGTTAACAGCAGTGGCATTATGCGAATCGGTTTACGAATGAGCTGCGTTTTTTTATGTTTCGTCGAAAGCGCTGCTGAACGAATCGCGTGCTACTTTTCCTCCCAGCCAGAAGAagattcgcccccctccccacaacacACACTGGAGAGATGGCGACGTCTGCCCGAGATACGGCGCTCTGGCTGCACAACAAGCTCGGCGCCACGGACGATCTGTGGGCCCCGAGCTCCGTCACGGGTCTCCTGACGCCCGACACGCTGTACAACACGCGGCAGTGCTTCCTGGAGCTACAGGTGCCCGTCAAACTCAAGCTGCTACTGGCGCTGGTGCATCTGCCCAGGCGACAGTTGCAAGGTGGGTTACTAACACTACAGTTCGAGACCGTTATAAACTTGTTCAACGTATGGAGGTTAACCTCTATGTTCAAACCTAGTCAGTATAAGGTTTACAGACAAAATACTTCTCGATCTCGTAGACTTTAAGAGTTATTTGAGCATAGCTTGGActctatatatataacgttaaccccccccccctcccccttctaaAATAATTTACTGtaagtgtaaatgcatttaagttcgcggggatttaatttcgcagcagcgggaaaagggacttttcgcggtggatttaagttcgcggtaacaccatagactgcagtctaataccataatagaaaaatgttcgcggtggttttaagttcgcggttaagtGGTCACTGCGTAAACCACCAACATTTGTGCATTGACAGTATTCTGCCGATCAGAACAATAAGATACAAACGTAAAGCAGTCATCCCCAATAAGGTCTTTCTCAGATTTCATTAAGCAAAAAATGTGTAGACGACAGGAATTGTCTGTAATATGTGAAAGGTAAAGGCCCATATGAAACGTAAAGTATTTCATcttgactattgttttgatttgccaAACAATGTCCAGAACATACTAACTAGTAACATGCCTGCAAATATAATATGGCAGAATGTTTACAAATTACAaggatgtaacgtccttgcaaATTACAAGTCTGGGgccgtcacctttgacatataaccTACAATTCCCGTTGCCAGCAAATGCACATGGTGAAATCTGTGAAAGAGCTTGATGATCAGTGTGATGCGACTTCATTTCGCTGTATATAAATGTAGTGTCTcccctactcttcttgataagtgtgttgggtttttTATTGGTACAGAAATTTGAGGGTTGACGAATTTGGTTGAAGCTCCCTcaaacatgaatgaatgaatgaatgaatgaatgaatgaatgaatgaatgaattttattgctcaacaatcatacagggtacaatgtatggcaattgataacaactaatagctatacagacaataatACTACggggctacatacagaacaacaaaatattatcaataacagtacagtcatgtatgagtgatctggtgTCGCATTTGGAACACAGTATAAAGAAACTGACCTATGCAGATGGATATATGAGATGAACATATTAGCAGTGTATGGAAGATATCGTTCTgtaaacatgggacctccaggTTTACGTCACTTTGCGAAAGGAGGCTTCCAAATTCCTCTCAACATATCCGAGCGGAGGTCAACCCTCCAAATGGCCCACCGATCCATAGAATTATATCCATATGGCCAATTTAGTATTTACTGTCTGttgctactagtatttcttcCACTCATTTCAAGATCAAAGGAATttatggcagccatgttggatcgtcaATGTCGGGGTTCAAGGAAGGTCATGATGGATCGTGCAATCAATGAATTATATGTTGATGTATttgagaatgaaaaaaatacatctttgataatgatagaattgtgctATGCTATAAACTGTAAACCTATattcctcattaactgggaaaattggaggtagaaaattgtaaaaaataaagttgtccaaaacgcttacctgctggtatgaacttgttatcacttatatcgactatcttttgctatttttgtctggtgctaacacgcttaattttggagatatttgatttttagtaggccatgtcatctttcctacaatttcgtaataaagagcatattactacacagagaaatgttccagcaagtaatagtggattaacaacagccaaattagcgaattttccaacccaaaaccttcaaattacacgccaatgagaaatatttaaccgccgtgtcatttgtttcggaataatcatcaaaattactagctattaagtttgctacatttgtataaaagtaaataaatgatatatttttttttctgatatgaagacaaaccgtttaatactccttacttttcaccctgtaggatgggataagagcgatagaatatatttatgaaaatggttggaagcaggcgatatctattctacaggtaaatgccaatgaactgtggtaacgtaaattacagaatctctaacatttggaggaaagccgaatagtgtacatactggctctatttgaactgatcaggtcatgttcgtctataatgctggacctcttatcttcatgttgctaactcagagtagtaaaaaagtgtatctttgttatccggaatacccgtataatcttgttcgtcctaTACCCACCcggaaagacacccaagatatgcaaggtctctatcttggcggggtctatttaaatacatgctaagtaacaaaggattcatgcaatcacacgctctaggtcagaaccgcttcgtcctcgcgtcctttaatcaagtctttgggaatagcaggacatgatgcgatggcaacatgcaccagatggactgggcctttctagcacaagctttcgatattggaaagacaacaagctaaacaccagttatcgcacttcttataaaacattttttaatgtcaggacaatctttgttcgtggaacaaacacaatgtcacatcaatatagaatgaatgtgctacctaacaaaatgtccatccatacaccttatatcgtgtggttcaataataccggcagaaagaactgtgtaatatgtgtataataAGGCgtttgttgatgagcaaggctataaacaacattatcatatagccaggcgccgcggaccaatcagaaggccccgttccacgttggttatgtcGACGCAGTAACACAAAGatccaggccaggcaggtgggattcgctcctctgattggtcagaatgaatcgacaccggcaccggtgtcgatttgcatagacaccggcaccagtgtggATGCTCATAAAatcacctcgttcgcttcgctcacatcggtggttttattcggtggttaggcgttatgacaccatatacacctcggggcgggtcattaacccttaagtgaattttccaaaagagagctgcatgtgtaaaggcagcctgttctacagttatcctTGGCAGCTGTCCCCTTATACTAATACCACTTGATACATGACAAGCCTGACGTTATatagatcttgactttatagagtgggattggtttcacaaatagctttctgccttgaaccatgtgtctgtccatgtaaaacaattctgtgcatcaattctgtgcagTCACGACTGGTGAAAAGAGTAGTTGCTTTCTAATTAACAAGATTCCCAACCTaaacaagcaaaggtgaaaacttcggaacatctaatgatagtgaagtcttaagttaacttaagttagctattaacttctgcagcccatatgcttttgatcatggagCTTATAACTCAATGACAAGTCCTCAATGTAGATAACGTGGCGCTAGCGTAAATAGTGTCGCTGATTTACTGCCGTCTGTATGTTTATATAAAGGGGTCCACTGTGtaaaacgagaaatatttctgtgacacgaatcttgacaacattgaccttcataattagctgatcataatctctgttgctatttaagacaaacatgcttgaaacgtaccttacttcatcagtcagtgttgagcatgaatttctgtcattccagtcgTGTGATCTTCAAAAAGCGCGCGAAAACGACGACAAACTTGGATGAGTCTACTTTGACAACAGgggtttattttggttcagtccaacccaatatacatttattcaacttggtactatacattccgtgtaatgttgattattgaagcatcagatatcaatataaacacccgcatctttccaagttggtgcatgtcaggtttatcatttgaacatcgttcctgtaacagtggggttctagcgctgccaaactgaccacgccaacagctcttgaacttttggtgttgtggttagcacgttggatttgtgatccggctgcccgagttcggcgcaggttcgaatcccgggagtcgggatgttgtttatttctgttcttactcgcccctctgaatttctacaatggttcccacgccggccctgtgagtactctcacctctcaaatagaagtaccccctggaataaaagtaccccccggacaaatcttcaaaatctaataaaagtaccccctggaataaaagtaccccccggaaaaataccgtaaactgtgcccatgctacttcagtccaagagaagatgataagcatgtaggctctttttatttatttatgcctcagtaccatatcagttaattgtatgaataatgaacagaataattcctatgttattgcacatattttctttatctgagtgtcacaccatcaacaaagattaaaataaaagtaaaaaaatgaatgaaaataaaaattgaagaaataaaaaagaagtttattttataatcattgttacaaaataacattttgaagaaacattccaacttagaataccttattcaccacttgtgctattttcaatgttgcagaaaccaaggaggtcatagacactgccccctatcgagatataacggtactgcagaaaatatataattctctcgcgcattaccgcgagattcggtgtgagttgatgaatccaacatggcggctgttttcgagccgattgaacgctgtgctttgttttggaaggattttttcgttgctggaacattaaaacaagttgactacgggtgaaaaatagtggaaaagtattggtaactttttaatttgtttggttggtggttaatttctgtgttttgatagagaatttacggaagtaagtgactgtgtgtgtagcatgagACCTCGATGTTtggcgatgttttcgtctttgttcagcgcaaatttcaagatttttggaaggttaaagatggtctaaaacgaaaaggatatattttttttacgagtccagcaccgaatcacttgtgttccggtatttttttccataaccggtcctgcgtaccggtacgcatccctagttatgtttgggtcatagcgctagcggcagggaaatccgcgctgcctcgtccgaaaaatagtggattttaagcaaaaataccgcggaaatatggcagaaaataccaaactttcaatatttttgggatccctggttagtaaagaaagccccaatttgaaaaaaaaataaaagtaccgtctaaaataaggacgtactgggtggattttgaggcggaaaaaaataaacgtaccggtacgtttatttgagaggtgagagtaacaggctagtatgtgccacacagggatgtcgatctcggagagtcgaggacgaatcttgacaagaaaagggggagtagtgtaacagtggtgttcaaggactgctaaaccgaagacgcctaatggcttaagccttttggccgaacggtttgcacgttcgatttgtgatccggctgcccgggttcgaagcgggttcgaatcccgggagtcggggtgttgtttctttctgttcttactcgcccctcgtatttctacattcctatgagaaatgaaaagtcccagcatcgtaaaattcactgaaacaggaacatatagacagactgcattgtgactctatggcaagccaagcccacctacagtaacattacagcagataatacgtctttggttgatgtgctcttgctgaacatccgatgacatgttgaagaaaaaaaatcgtaacgtaaattatatggtaacgtaaattatatttatgcttttaatgataaataaaattttaacaaacagctctggaaagattaactctgcaggcaattacttatctgggagcattctttcctatgagtacaaaagtaattatctttctataattctaagggacttattatggtaacgtaaattatatcaaaaaagtgacaaacggcctgagattggcggttatagtcatgtttccaacattcgtgttttatgtgttctgtcatttgtttattacgcaacaccactgtttagcagataaaacagtgaaaacattatcggaaaatgtcttttcgtaagcgaattacacccaacagaagttcggtaacgtaaattatacaaaagttggcgacaagaataaaacggcatctgacggaaaaaggtcgtctgctggacaagttcatcaacacgtgacaagccggcctaagtggttgatgtaaattatgactgaaaatttaaagaactaacgtcttttcattatcagaatgccacgatattcacctttatagcatttccgacatgtgtttttagcgtgtttctaagcaaaaccttacccgggacgaccaaaaggcaactaacaatggtgggaaaacattgcttagcatattactatcatgtacttgtaacggaaaagggcaaaatacgtagtcattgtgtctttaaagaaaactgtggcccgctgcttatgtgcgacagcaatttgcccctttaacgaggaatgggcgaATAGCAATCACAACCTAATCCTATTGTCTGTGAGCTAAACACACTGACGGTCCAATACATCCAATATCATGGCCAGAAATTCCTAAATTCTTTTCCTctaaaatttgtaatttttacCCTCCCTACAGAATGCTCCGCTTCCGTGGAACACGTGATCTCCCAGGCCCTACAGGACGACGACGCGTGGGTTCGTATGATCGCGGACGTCGTGCGATCCTACCCCAAGTCCGGCGCCCTCAACACCCACCTGGAGGACACCCAGTCTGTATACGGTGACACGGTGGAGAACCTAAGGGGCCCTGTGTCAGAGGTCGACACCTCCTCTCTCCTCCCTTTAGAGTGTAAGTACCTGAACAGGAACGCTCTGAACGCCATGCTCGGCCAACAGCCTCCTCCTGTCAAACACTTCGCGTTGAAACGGAAGCCAAAGTCCGCCACCCTTCGCGCCGAACTCCTTCAGAAATCCAGCGAGGCGGCGCTACAACAGAAGAAAGGCGTTCCCAGCACCCCCATCCCTGGAAAGGCACGTACGCTCTCAGTCGGTCGGAGGATCGATACAACCACTCCGCTAAAAGGGATTCCAAAATCGTTCACAGCGAGTAGCCACAGCGGTTTCCACGGAAGCTCCGCCACGGGAGGGCGCAGCGTGGCGCGCCTGGCGGCCATGACGGCTTCCCGGAAGGGAGAGCGCGGGGCAAAGTTCCTGGAAATCGAGGAGCAACCCCTGGGGGGTCAGGCCAAGCGGAGAAAGAGGATGCAAGACGAGACTCAGGAGAAACAGAAACAGAAGGAAGAGAAGGAAAAAGAGGAAGCTGCAACGGCCACGCCCGACTACGCGGCGGGACTGCTCGCTGCTGCGGCCACGGCACAGAAGAGCGCAGTTCCGGTGACCACGATAGAAGTGACTGCGCCTTCGTACGCACCGAGCACGGCAATGAGAACCAACACACCAGGAAATGCACCTGCCACACAAACTACTACTTCAGCAGGTAAATGCTTCGTTAGCAGAGCTACTATTATAATAGTATGTCTAAAGAGGGTTTGAGGGACCCTTCACTCCCAAATTACCCTGACTATTTCCTAGGGCAGTGAATCACCCGATAAGTATAAAATTTTGATTGTATCCAC comes from Branchiostoma floridae strain S238N-H82 chromosome 2, Bfl_VNyyK, whole genome shotgun sequence and encodes:
- the LOC118409435 gene encoding negative elongation factor A-like, encoding MATSARDTALWLHNKLGATDDLWAPSSVTGLLTPDTLYNTRQCFLELQVPVKLKLLLALVHLPRRQLQECSASVEHVISQALQDDDAWVRMIADVVRSYPKSGALNTHLEDTQSVYGDTVENLRGPVSEVDTSSLLPLECKYLNRNALNAMLGQQPPPVKHFALKRKPKSATLRAELLQKSSEAALQQKKGVPSTPIPGKARTLSVGRRIDTTTPLKGIPKSFTASSHSGFHGSSATGGRSVARLAAMTASRKGERGAKFLEIEEQPLGGQAKRRKRMQDETQEKQKQKEEKEKEEAATATPDYAAGLLAAAATAQKSAVPVTTIEVTAPSYAPSTAMRTNTPGNAPATQTTTSAVPNSVAAARENLQQQLQQQLQAPQFSAQPTLQQPQQPQPTLQQPAGLQYEPPAAAAAQSTSASASQSQQKKGLSLTREQMLAAQEMFRTSNKVTRPEKALILGFMAGSRENPCPQQGDSVTIKLSEHTETVPKPDGTGEANMVVDTLFEMNYKTGEWKRLKKYRPTV